The following proteins are co-located in the Desulfoscipio sp. XC116 genome:
- the selB gene encoding selenocysteine-specific translation elongation factor, whose product MKHIIIGTAGHVDHGKTVLIKALTGVDTDRLKEEKERGISIELGFAYLKLAGGQTAGIIDVPGHERFIKNMLAGVGGIDIVLLVIAADEGVMPQTREHMDIIQLLDIKRGVVVITKKDLVDTEWLDMVTEDIHDFLEGTVLEQAPLINVSAVNGEGIGELLREINQLAADIKERSSTGPPRLPVDRVFTVTGFGTVATGTLLTGQINTGDSLQIYPAGEVYRVRNVQVHGHRMNTAEAGQRVAINLSGLETGELKRGQVLAVPGSLKPSHRLDVKLRFLPSAPRPLKHRARVRVYLGTAEILARVILLDREELEPGAQAYIQLQLEEPAVAARGDHLVIRSYSPMRTIGGGLVVDPTAVKHKRYRDELIKALATAEKGTPAELLEQFLTASARLCTPADLCAGTNLAADITGRALQELLDHGQAVELVYEGEKAYIPPRILAGWEDKIKQALLDYHQKFPLREGYPKEELRSRLFTAQNNKQFQMLLVHLEQKGSIDLRANSVAVRGFNPQPSPAQSTGIKQLEKIYLAAPYQPPGWDEATREAGINKNDMELLNYLLTQGTLVKIAEGLFFHHRALAEAVELIKDHLAQKGELSLGEVRDLLQTSRKYALPLLEYLDREKITRRVGDKRVAGRSLSGEKNNG is encoded by the coding sequence GTGAAACATATTATTATTGGTACGGCTGGCCACGTGGATCACGGCAAAACAGTGCTCATCAAAGCACTGACGGGTGTGGACACCGACCGGCTCAAGGAAGAAAAAGAGCGCGGCATTTCCATAGAATTGGGTTTTGCCTATCTTAAGCTGGCCGGCGGTCAAACCGCAGGCATTATTGATGTGCCCGGTCACGAAAGATTTATTAAGAACATGCTGGCAGGGGTAGGCGGTATAGATATTGTTTTATTGGTCATCGCCGCCGACGAAGGAGTCATGCCCCAGACCAGGGAACATATGGACATTATCCAACTCCTCGATATCAAACGAGGTGTGGTGGTGATTACCAAAAAAGATCTGGTAGACACAGAATGGCTGGACATGGTCACCGAAGATATCCACGATTTTTTAGAAGGCACCGTACTGGAGCAGGCGCCGCTCATTAACGTATCCGCCGTCAACGGCGAAGGCATTGGCGAACTGCTGCGCGAGATTAATCAACTGGCCGCCGATATAAAAGAAAGGTCATCTACCGGACCGCCGCGCTTGCCTGTGGACCGCGTATTTACAGTTACCGGCTTTGGCACCGTGGCCACGGGCACACTGCTTACCGGTCAAATAAACACCGGAGACAGCCTGCAAATTTACCCGGCCGGCGAAGTGTACCGGGTACGCAATGTCCAGGTGCACGGGCACAGGATGAATACAGCCGAAGCCGGCCAGCGAGTGGCTATTAACTTATCCGGACTGGAAACCGGCGAACTTAAACGCGGCCAAGTACTGGCAGTACCGGGCAGCCTTAAGCCATCCCACCGGCTGGATGTTAAATTGCGCTTTTTACCGAGCGCTCCCAGACCTTTAAAGCACCGGGCCAGGGTACGGGTATACCTGGGCACTGCTGAAATATTAGCCCGGGTGATCTTGCTGGATCGCGAGGAGCTGGAACCGGGCGCTCAGGCTTACATACAGTTACAGTTAGAGGAACCGGCAGTGGCGGCCAGGGGAGACCACCTGGTGATTCGTTCCTATTCGCCTATGCGCACCATCGGCGGCGGACTTGTCGTTGATCCCACCGCCGTCAAACACAAGCGTTACCGGGACGAGCTTATCAAAGCACTGGCTACCGCGGAAAAGGGTACCCCTGCCGAACTACTGGAGCAATTCCTAACGGCAAGCGCCCGTTTATGCACACCGGCCGATTTATGCGCGGGAACAAACCTGGCTGCGGATATAACAGGCAGAGCACTGCAGGAACTGCTGGACCATGGACAAGCTGTAGAGTTGGTCTACGAAGGAGAAAAAGCTTACATACCACCCCGGATACTGGCCGGATGGGAAGATAAAATAAAACAAGCTCTGCTGGATTACCATCAGAAATTCCCCTTGCGGGAAGGATATCCCAAGGAGGAACTGCGCTCCCGTTTATTCACCGCCCAGAACAATAAGCAGTTTCAAATGCTGCTGGTGCACCTGGAACAAAAAGGCAGTATTGATTTACGAGCCAATAGCGTGGCCGTCCGCGGATTCAACCCGCAACCCAGTCCCGCCCAGAGTACGGGAATCAAACAGCTGGAAAAAATTTATCTGGCTGCTCCGTATCAACCTCCGGGTTGGGATGAAGCAACACGGGAAGCAGGGATAAACAAGAATGACATGGAGCTGCTAAATTACCTGCTGACACAAGGTACGCTGGTAAAAATAGCGGAGGGCTTGTTCTTCCACCACCGTGCCCTGGCGGAAGCCGTGGAGCTAATAAAAGACCACCTGGCCCAAAAAGGAGAGTTATCACTGGGCGAGGTACGGGATCTACTGCAAACCTCCCGTAAATACGCGCTGCCGCTGCTGGAGTATCTGGATCGTGAAAAAATTACCCGGCGGGTAGGGGATAAGCGTGTGGCCGGAAGATCATTGTCCGGAGAGAAAAACAATGGATAA
- the selA gene encoding L-seryl-tRNA(Sec) selenium transferase — MSVNNHTYLLRQIPAVDEVFKDPAIADLTSSTPRPLVLKAIRDSISQLRKELAAGRLLIQQEQQARDFLMSIIVKNSVYRAHSQKRSNLRRVLNATGVVLHTNLGRSVLGESARQAIINAASGYSNLELDLATGKRGSRYAPVEQLLTQLTGAEAALVVNNNAAAVLLALSTLARGQEVIVSRGQLVEIGGSFRIPEVMAQSGARLVEVGATNKTYVTDYQKAITSQTALLLQVHTSNYRIIGFTRETSTAELVGLGRITQLPVMCDLGSGSLVDLSGRGLPAEPTVQQVVKDGADVVTFSGDKLLGGPQAGIIVGKKEYLDRMKKNPLTRAVRIDKFTVSALEATLREYIDPQTLWQHIPTLDMLTADNNLLRQKAQTLSEELNATAGAEAFFTPVQTPSAVGGGALPTADLPSWAVEVAPRNMTVDELAGILRESEPAVIGRLQDEKLLLDMRAILPGEESALVQVLSGVLKEGAPS; from the coding sequence ATGTCTGTAAATAACCACACATACTTATTAAGGCAAATACCCGCGGTGGACGAAGTGTTTAAAGACCCCGCCATAGCCGACTTAACCTCGTCAACACCGCGACCGCTGGTGCTAAAAGCGATCAGGGACAGCATTAGCCAATTGAGAAAAGAACTTGCGGCAGGCCGGCTGCTGATTCAACAAGAACAACAGGCCCGTGATTTTCTCATGTCCATCATTGTAAAAAATTCAGTCTATCGGGCCCACTCCCAAAAACGCTCCAATCTTCGCCGGGTGCTCAATGCCACCGGAGTGGTACTGCATACCAATTTGGGGCGTTCCGTGCTTGGGGAAAGTGCTCGGCAAGCTATTATAAATGCCGCTTCGGGTTATTCCAACCTGGAGCTGGATCTGGCCACCGGCAAACGGGGGTCGCGCTACGCCCCGGTGGAACAATTGCTTACCCAACTGACCGGAGCCGAAGCGGCGCTGGTAGTGAATAATAACGCTGCCGCCGTATTGCTGGCTCTCAGCACCCTGGCCCGGGGGCAAGAAGTTATTGTTTCCCGGGGACAGCTGGTGGAAATAGGAGGTTCTTTTCGCATACCCGAAGTAATGGCCCAAAGCGGTGCCCGCCTGGTGGAAGTCGGCGCCACAAACAAAACATATGTTACCGATTACCAGAAAGCCATCACTTCCCAAACCGCATTATTATTACAAGTACATACAAGCAATTACCGTATTATAGGCTTTACCAGGGAAACATCCACTGCCGAGCTGGTTGGACTGGGCCGGATCACCCAACTGCCGGTTATGTGCGATTTGGGCAGCGGATCACTGGTTGACCTGTCCGGCCGCGGGCTGCCTGCGGAACCCACCGTACAACAGGTGGTCAAGGACGGTGCCGATGTGGTCACCTTTTCCGGGGACAAGCTGCTGGGCGGACCCCAGGCGGGCATTATCGTGGGCAAAAAAGAATACCTGGACCGCATGAAAAAAAACCCGCTGACCAGAGCGGTACGTATCGATAAGTTTACCGTATCCGCCCTGGAAGCCACCCTGCGGGAATACATTGATCCGCAAACACTGTGGCAGCACATCCCCACCCTGGATATGCTCACCGCAGACAATAATTTACTTCGGCAAAAAGCACAAACTTTAAGTGAAGAACTGAACGCCACAGCCGGTGCGGAGGCTTTTTTTACTCCGGTTCAAACACCCTCTGCGGTGGGGGGGGGAGCGCTGCCTACCGCCGACTTACCCTCATGGGCAGTGGAAGTGGCCCCCCGGAACATGACGGTTGATGAATTGGCCGGTATACTGCGGGAGTCCGAGCCCGCGGTAATCGGCAGACTGCAGGATGAGAAACTGCTTCTGGACATGCGCGCCATTTTACCCGGCGAGGAAAGCGCCTTGGTGCAAGTACTGTCCGGCGTGCTCAAGGAAGGTGCTCCCTCGTGA
- a CDS encoding 5'-deoxyadenosine deaminase, with amino-acid sequence MSSILINNALIITMNPDRQVLQGSLLVENDRIACIGNGCRTADRVIDARGQVIIPGLIQTHVHLCQTIFRGQADDIPLMDWLQTRIWPLEGAHDPASIYYSALLGIGELFRGGTTSIIDMETVHHTESAFQAILDAGIRAVSGKCMMDRGPEGIGSLLEKTDTSIQQSVDLLEKWHGAGEGRLLYAFNPRFAISCSEAMLVQIRDLACQYNVAVHTHASENRDEIAIVQAERGMRNIVYFDHLGLTGNNLILAHCIWLDNAEMEILRRSGTRVVHCPSSNLKLGSGIAMIPQMLDLGIHVSIGADGAPCNNNLDQFVEMRTAALIQKPLHGPTAMPARQTFELATLGGASAMGLEQQIGSLEAGNKADLAMVNLNNLHCAPLNETDIYSQLVYQARSSDITLTMVDGQIVYENGRLATIDEANVMVQCQNAIKRVRKRIGI; translated from the coding sequence TTGTCCAGTATATTAATTAACAACGCTCTGATCATCACAATGAACCCTGATCGGCAGGTACTGCAAGGCAGCCTGCTGGTGGAGAACGACCGCATTGCCTGCATTGGAAACGGCTGCCGTACCGCTGACCGAGTGATTGACGCGCGAGGGCAAGTGATTATTCCCGGATTGATCCAAACCCATGTACACCTCTGTCAAACAATTTTCAGGGGCCAGGCTGATGACATACCGCTGATGGACTGGCTGCAAACCCGCATTTGGCCTCTTGAAGGGGCCCATGACCCCGCATCCATATATTACTCGGCTTTATTGGGCATCGGCGAGTTATTTCGGGGCGGCACCACCTCCATTATAGACATGGAAACTGTACACCATACCGAATCCGCCTTTCAGGCTATTTTAGATGCAGGCATTCGGGCTGTCAGCGGCAAATGTATGATGGACCGCGGACCGGAAGGGATCGGCAGCTTGCTGGAAAAAACCGATACTTCAATACAACAAAGCGTTGACCTGCTGGAAAAATGGCATGGCGCGGGCGAAGGAAGATTGCTTTACGCATTTAACCCCCGTTTTGCCATTTCCTGCAGTGAGGCCATGCTGGTTCAGATCCGCGATTTAGCCTGCCAATACAACGTAGCAGTACATACCCACGCCTCGGAAAACCGCGACGAAATCGCTATTGTGCAGGCTGAGCGAGGAATGCGCAATATTGTCTATTTTGATCATCTTGGCCTGACGGGCAACAATTTAATTCTTGCTCACTGCATCTGGCTGGACAACGCAGAGATGGAAATACTGCGCCGCAGCGGCACCAGAGTGGTACACTGTCCCTCCTCCAACCTTAAATTGGGTTCGGGAATAGCCATGATACCCCAAATGCTGGACCTGGGGATACACGTATCTATAGGGGCCGACGGTGCTCCCTGCAACAATAATCTGGATCAGTTCGTGGAAATGCGTACCGCAGCCTTAATCCAAAAACCACTGCACGGCCCCACAGCCATGCCTGCCCGGCAAACATTCGAGCTGGCTACACTGGGAGGAGCTTCGGCAATGGGTTTGGAACAGCAAATCGGTTCGCTGGAAGCAGGCAATAAAGCCGATCTGGCCATGGTCAACTTAAACAATCTGCATTGTGCACCGCTGAACGAAACCGACATATACAGTCAACTGGTTTACCAGGCCAGGAGCAGCGATATTACACTGACTATGGTGGACGGGCAAATTGTGTATGAAAATGGACGGCTAGCCACCATAGACGAGGCTAACGTGATGGTACAGTGCCAAAACGCCATTAAACGGGTGCGCAAGCGGATTGGAATTTAA
- a CDS encoding TrkA family potassium uptake protein, whose product MKKSVLVIGVGRFGRGVIEGLYDRGHDIFAIDQNEENLDDVRNMIVSGAIFDVGDNDDELVKIVGEKNFDEAVVAMGTDFEGALIATSILKDAGVKVSVKAPNQRRGVVLEKMGADRVVFPERDMGRRLAHVISTEAEIDMLELPRGFVVEQLEVGPGFTDKTLEKLNTSNRFGMWILIVYQGNEPVQPTAATRLNKGDIMVVFGRKTKLHKFEDANFGNKKR is encoded by the coding sequence GTGAAAAAATCCGTCTTGGTTATTGGAGTGGGCCGTTTTGGTCGGGGTGTCATTGAGGGACTTTATGACAGAGGACATGACATTTTCGCCATTGACCAAAACGAAGAAAATTTGGATGATGTACGAAATATGATTGTTTCAGGTGCAATTTTCGATGTAGGAGATAATGATGATGAGTTGGTAAAAATTGTTGGTGAAAAGAATTTTGATGAGGCGGTGGTGGCTATGGGTACAGATTTCGAAGGCGCCTTAATTGCCACCAGCATTTTAAAAGATGCAGGAGTTAAGGTATCTGTAAAAGCGCCTAATCAAAGGAGAGGGGTTGTATTAGAAAAGATGGGGGCCGACCGGGTCGTATTTCCCGAGCGGGATATGGGCCGCCGTCTGGCCCACGTTATATCCACTGAAGCGGAAATCGACATGCTGGAATTACCCCGGGGATTTGTAGTAGAACAATTGGAAGTGGGACCGGGTTTTACAGATAAAACACTTGAAAAGCTTAACACTTCCAACCGATTCGGCATGTGGATTTTAATCGTATATCAGGGTAATGAACCGGTTCAGCCCACGGCGGCCACCCGACTTAATAAAGGCGACATCATGGTCGTCTTCGGCCGGAAAACCAAACTGCATAAATTTGAAGATGCTAACTTCGGCAATAAAAAGAGATAA
- a CDS encoding potassium transporter TrkG, whose translation MTNKLKPGQLLVISYALVDLIGTLLLMLPVSYTQPGTADLLQAWFTATSALTVTGLTVVTTAGHWTMFGHMVLLVLMQIGGLGLMVLATITLTMLGLRIHLGHRMLIAQDRNYFNISGVVRLARSIILLTLLLEGIGAILLGFLIPSVWNNGLIEGLLFTAFHAVSAFNGAGFDLTGQSMEPFRYHLGVNLVIMTLIILGSLGYVVLQELLSVRNWRRLSLHSRMVLLVTGAITLAGSVFYLAAEYQHTLANVPLEDKIITSLFQTITRTAGFTTVPLSSWGEPFIFLMIIMMFIGASPGSVGGGVKTTTFGTTVLAAWSIVRGKKAVVLFEREIAPESVTKAFTVIVMAGMLIAVSTLLLMVVEDLPFMPVLFEVVSAMATVGLSMGITSQLSPFGLLLIGLLMFVGRIGVLTIIIVLAGTEKQRFRYMKEDIIIG comes from the coding sequence ATGACAAACAAACTAAAACCGGGGCAATTACTGGTAATCAGCTACGCTTTGGTCGACCTGATAGGCACATTATTACTTATGCTGCCGGTATCATACACGCAACCGGGGACCGCCGATCTGCTGCAAGCCTGGTTTACCGCCACCTCCGCGCTTACCGTAACCGGGCTGACGGTAGTTACCACCGCCGGTCACTGGACTATGTTCGGACATATGGTACTGCTGGTGCTAATGCAAATCGGCGGACTGGGGCTCATGGTTCTGGCCACCATCACATTAACCATGCTGGGACTGCGTATTCATTTGGGCCATCGTATGCTGATTGCCCAGGACCGCAATTATTTTAATATATCGGGAGTAGTACGCCTGGCGCGCAGCATCATTTTACTAACCCTGTTGCTGGAGGGCATAGGCGCGATATTATTAGGCTTTCTTATTCCCAGCGTATGGAATAACGGTCTAATTGAAGGACTGCTGTTCACAGCCTTTCACGCGGTAAGCGCGTTTAACGGTGCAGGCTTTGACTTAACCGGGCAAAGCATGGAACCCTTCCGCTATCACTTGGGCGTCAACCTGGTAATTATGACACTGATTATTCTGGGCAGCCTTGGTTACGTTGTTTTACAAGAACTGCTTTCAGTGCGCAATTGGCGCAGACTCAGCTTGCACAGCCGCATGGTATTACTGGTCACCGGCGCCATTACTCTGGCAGGCAGCGTTTTTTATTTAGCTGCTGAATATCAGCATACTCTTGCGAATGTACCTTTGGAAGATAAAATAATAACCAGTCTATTTCAAACAATAACCCGCACAGCCGGCTTTACTACCGTTCCGCTGTCGTCCTGGGGTGAACCATTTATTTTTTTAATGATTATCATGATGTTCATCGGGGCCAGTCCGGGTTCCGTGGGCGGAGGAGTCAAGACCACCACCTTTGGCACGACCGTTTTAGCTGCCTGGTCTATTGTCCGAGGCAAAAAAGCAGTGGTGCTCTTTGAAAGAGAAATTGCTCCGGAAAGCGTCACCAAAGCATTTACTGTAATAGTCATGGCCGGTATGCTGATTGCAGTCAGCACACTGCTGCTCATGGTTGTGGAAGATCTGCCGTTTATGCCGGTACTGTTTGAAGTAGTTTCCGCAATGGCAACGGTTGGCCTATCTATGGGCATTACATCCCAATTGTCTCCTTTTGGCTTGCTGTTAATCGGGCTTCTAATGTTTGTAGGCCGCATAGGTGTTTTAACTATAATAATCGTGCTGGCCGGCACAGAGAAACAACGTTTCCGGTATATGAAAGAGGATATTATTATCGGCTAG
- a CDS encoding acetate--CoA ligase family protein has translation MSTANFLKEINSLLPLFKPESIAIIGASSNPAKPSGQPLVSLTRCGFKGRVYPVNPNYHTLLNLPCYPSLKDIPDQVDLCIIAVPARMTMSALEECAAKDVRGVIIFTSGFAEVGSGGAAIQRQMTTLARETGMRICGPNCMGIFSAQNALMANFAVTDLPDKVLVPDYLGFISQSGGFGVAIYELIKEKGYGFSHFVSTGNEADLEFSHYLGYMATDDHTRVIGGYLEGVKDGQKFLQAADMALANSKPIMLMKAGRYPAAARAAASHTGALVGSEKVYNAVFRQKGIIRVENLEEFQTMLSVMHNNKIPRGKRTAILATSGGSGVMLADKCAHYGLEVVPLQDKTRSALAALLPDFASTANPVDITSAIMTQPGLLEQCAQIVISDPNVDMMIVAYWTEFGDRSNLDQMIRVGRRTDKPVFNLSWGPEKAVQDALQYMNSQLTPAAREVDFIIKGLATLANYHHFVQSRKKSKSAGPIIPEESKNKAAAILDNLSPGAKLSEYTTKQVLRAYGIPTTTEQLVTTAEEAVTAAGAIGYPVVMKIESPDILHKTDAGGVLLDINTPIEVRSSFRKLMDNAGNYNPSADIKGVLVQQMLPCGTEMIVGIGNDNIFGSTVLVGLGGIFVEALEDIALRVVPVSSLDAVEMLSELKGRRVLDGLRGQPPADKKALVEIIQRTACLARDFPGIAELDINPLIVFPEGQGACAADALIVMK, from the coding sequence ATGAGTACGGCGAATTTTCTTAAAGAAATAAATAGCTTACTCCCTCTTTTTAAACCCGAATCTATCGCTATTATCGGAGCGTCCAGCAATCCGGCCAAGCCCAGCGGCCAGCCGTTAGTCTCCTTAACCCGCTGCGGTTTTAAGGGACGAGTATACCCGGTGAACCCCAATTATCATACTTTACTGAACTTACCCTGCTACCCTTCATTAAAGGACATCCCGGATCAAGTGGATCTGTGTATTATCGCGGTACCCGCTCGCATGACTATGTCCGCTCTTGAGGAATGTGCGGCCAAAGATGTCAGGGGAGTAATTATATTCACCTCGGGATTTGCCGAAGTAGGCTCCGGAGGTGCGGCCATCCAGCGGCAGATGACCACGCTGGCCCGTGAAACCGGCATGCGCATATGCGGTCCCAACTGCATGGGCATTTTCAGCGCCCAAAACGCACTGATGGCTAATTTCGCGGTTACCGACCTGCCCGATAAAGTGCTGGTACCCGATTATTTGGGCTTTATCAGCCAAAGCGGCGGCTTTGGGGTGGCTATTTACGAACTGATCAAAGAGAAGGGCTACGGTTTCAGCCATTTTGTAAGCACCGGCAATGAAGCAGATTTAGAGTTTTCCCATTACCTGGGCTATATGGCTACCGATGACCATACCCGTGTAATCGGCGGCTACCTGGAGGGCGTTAAGGACGGACAAAAATTTTTACAGGCCGCAGACATGGCCCTTGCCAACAGCAAACCCATCATGCTTATGAAAGCAGGCCGCTATCCCGCAGCGGCCCGGGCTGCCGCTTCACACACCGGCGCGCTGGTGGGCTCCGAGAAAGTATACAACGCTGTGTTTAGACAAAAGGGCATTATCCGGGTAGAAAACCTGGAGGAATTTCAAACGATGCTCTCCGTAATGCACAATAATAAAATACCTCGGGGCAAGCGAACAGCCATACTGGCCACTTCGGGCGGCAGCGGAGTTATGCTGGCGGACAAATGTGCTCATTACGGACTGGAAGTTGTGCCCCTGCAAGATAAAACCAGGTCGGCCCTGGCAGCTCTTTTGCCCGACTTTGCTTCCACCGCCAACCCCGTAGACATCACCTCGGCCATCATGACCCAGCCCGGGCTTTTGGAGCAGTGCGCTCAAATCGTAATCAGTGACCCGAATGTGGATATGATGATCGTGGCCTACTGGACCGAGTTCGGCGACCGAAGCAATCTGGATCAAATGATCCGGGTGGGACGCCGCACCGACAAACCCGTTTTCAACCTGTCCTGGGGCCCGGAAAAGGCGGTACAGGATGCCTTGCAGTATATGAACAGTCAGTTGACCCCCGCAGCCCGGGAAGTTGATTTCATTATCAAGGGTCTGGCCACACTGGCGAATTACCACCATTTCGTACAATCCCGCAAGAAAAGCAAATCAGCCGGACCGATAATACCGGAGGAGTCCAAGAATAAGGCAGCCGCCATACTGGATAATCTATCGCCCGGCGCCAAGTTGTCCGAGTACACCACCAAACAAGTACTGCGGGCTTACGGTATACCAACCACCACGGAACAGCTGGTTACCACGGCAGAAGAAGCCGTAACCGCAGCCGGAGCCATCGGCTACCCGGTAGTAATGAAAATAGAGTCACCCGACATACTGCACAAAACCGATGCCGGAGGAGTGCTGCTGGATATCAACACCCCCATTGAAGTGCGCAGCAGTTTCCGTAAATTAATGGATAATGCCGGGAACTATAATCCCAGCGCCGATATTAAAGGCGTACTGGTGCAGCAGATGCTGCCTTGCGGTACGGAAATGATTGTAGGTATTGGCAACGACAACATATTTGGCTCCACAGTACTGGTCGGGCTGGGGGGTATATTCGTGGAAGCGCTGGAAGATATCGCCCTTAGAGTGGTCCCCGTTTCATCACTGGACGCCGTAGAAATGCTTAGCGAACTGAAAGGTCGGCGTGTACTCGACGGCCTGCGCGGCCAGCCTCCCGCCGATAAAAAAGCACTGGTGGAAATTATTCAGCGAACAGCATGCCTGGCCCGGGATTTCCCCGGCATCGCCGAACTAGATATTAACCCGCTCATTGTTTTTCCTGAAGGTCAAGGCGCCTGTGCAGCTGACGCGCTAATAGTAATGAAGTAA
- the mqnC gene encoding cyclic dehypoxanthinyl futalosine synthase — protein MKYSTEVPELLQKALTGERLTASEGTVLLEKGELLALGHAANAIRQRLHPQRRVTYIIDRNINYTNICACRCRFCAFYRQVGDTDAYIMDKNTLYKKIEETLVVGGTELLIQGGLHPDLPLNFYVDMLRSIKARFHIHNHCFSPPEIVHFSRRSGLSITEVLARLKEAGLDSLPGGGAEILVDRVRRIISPNKIGWRLWMDVMDGAHRLGLKTTATMMFGHVETAAERVLHMVRVREQQDATGGFTAFIPWSFQPRNTQLGGTVAGGVEYLKTIAVARIMLDNIPNIQASWVTQGAKIAQLALTFGANDFGSTMLEENVVRAAGVTYRVPLEEIHRCIADAGFMPAQRRTDYTIIKEFD, from the coding sequence ATTAAATATTCGACAGAAGTACCCGAACTGCTGCAAAAAGCTTTGACCGGTGAGCGGCTGACCGCTTCGGAGGGCACTGTTTTGCTGGAAAAAGGTGAATTACTTGCACTTGGTCACGCGGCCAACGCCATCAGACAGCGGTTGCACCCGCAGCGAAGGGTCACCTATATCATAGACCGTAACATAAATTACACCAACATATGCGCCTGCCGGTGCCGCTTCTGCGCATTTTACCGCCAAGTCGGCGATACCGATGCTTATATAATGGACAAAAACACTCTGTATAAAAAAATTGAAGAAACTCTGGTCGTAGGCGGTACGGAATTGCTTATCCAGGGCGGCCTGCACCCGGATCTGCCGCTAAACTTTTATGTGGATATGCTTCGATCTATTAAAGCGCGGTTTCACATCCATAACCATTGCTTTTCTCCGCCGGAAATCGTTCACTTTTCACGCCGGTCGGGACTGTCCATTACGGAGGTGCTGGCCCGGCTAAAAGAGGCGGGACTGGATTCACTGCCCGGCGGCGGTGCCGAAATACTGGTGGACCGGGTGCGCCGGATCATCAGTCCCAACAAGATAGGCTGGCGGCTGTGGATGGATGTAATGGACGGCGCCCACCGCCTGGGGCTGAAAACTACCGCCACCATGATGTTCGGTCATGTGGAAACCGCCGCCGAGCGAGTTTTGCACATGGTGCGAGTGCGGGAACAGCAGGACGCCACCGGCGGCTTCACCGCCTTTATCCCTTGGAGCTTCCAACCCCGCAACACACAACTGGGAGGAACTGTCGCCGGGGGAGTGGAGTATCTGAAAACAATTGCCGTCGCCCGTATTATGCTGGATAACATACCCAACATCCAGGCTTCCTGGGTTACCCAGGGTGCTAAAATCGCTCAGCTGGCCCTGACCTTTGGAGCCAATGACTTTGGCAGCACTATGCTTGAGGAAAACGTGGTGCGAGCCGCCGGAGTCACTTACCGGGTACCCCTGGAAGAAATCCACCGGTGCATCGCCGACGCCGGTTTCATGCCTGCTCAACGCCGCACCGATTACACCATTATTAAAGAATTCGATTAA
- a CDS encoding menaquinone biosynthesis protein, which produces MPGIRLGQVEYINCIPVYHALEEGLLVSDIELVKGPPSHLNKMFLKGELDITPISSIEYARHADQCIILPNLSISADGRVESILLFSHLQPTELEGKTIAVTTSSATSVVLLRILFEHFYHVDVELISAAPDLNTMLSTANGALLIGDDAMQAHQQVLSDHRKLIVTDLGEAWKEFTGQKMVYAVWVAHTALARTAPHVIEQMAGLLYEAKQTGWSQRKALIDKARQRSGLPFEVVDKYLDTIHHELGEEEQKALLTYFDYAYKSGIIEERVKLNIF; this is translated from the coding sequence ATGCCCGGAATACGCCTGGGACAGGTTGAATACATTAACTGCATACCGGTTTACCACGCCTTGGAGGAAGGTCTGCTGGTAAGCGATATAGAATTGGTCAAAGGACCGCCCAGTCACTTAAATAAAATGTTTTTAAAAGGAGAGCTGGATATTACCCCCATTTCTTCTATTGAATACGCCAGGCATGCCGACCAATGCATTATTTTGCCCAACCTGTCCATTAGTGCCGACGGTCGGGTGGAAAGTATTCTTCTCTTCAGTCACTTGCAGCCTACCGAACTGGAGGGCAAAACTATTGCCGTAACCACTTCCTCCGCCACCTCGGTGGTGCTGCTGCGCATATTATTTGAGCACTTTTACCATGTAGATGTGGAACTGATCAGCGCCGCCCCGGACCTAAACACTATGCTTTCCACAGCGAACGGGGCATTGCTCATTGGTGATGACGCCATGCAAGCCCACCAGCAAGTGCTTAGCGACCACCGGAAACTAATTGTCACCGACTTGGGCGAAGCCTGGAAGGAATTTACCGGACAGAAAATGGTTTACGCCGTGTGGGTGGCTCATACCGCCCTGGCCCGGACCGCACCGCATGTCATTGAACAAATGGCCGGTCTGCTTTACGAAGCAAAGCAGACCGGTTGGTCCCAAAGGAAAGCACTGATTGATAAAGCCCGGCAGCGTTCCGGATTACCATTTGAGGTAGTGGATAAATACCTGGATACCATCCACCATGAACTGGGCGAAGAAGAGCAAAAGGCACTGCTTACTTACTTCGATTACGCTTACAAAAGCGGCATTATTGAAGAACGCGTAAAGCTTAATATTTTTTAA